From a single Aulosira sp. FACHB-615 genomic region:
- a CDS encoding carbohydrate ABC transporter permease, with protein MKFFKHNPKFNIGLTYIVLGAIALITLFPLLWLISTALKSPTENILQSPPQLLPSQPTLGNFAKVWQSLPFAQYLYNSTLVSVLTVGLNLLFCSLAAYPLARLSFPGRDWIFIAIVSTIMIPFQIVMIPLYILTVQLGLVNTYWGMIFPSLASAFGIFLLRQAFMGVPKEIEEAARMDGSSELGLWWHIMLPAVSPALVTLAIFVFIGSWSDFLWPLIVIQDEKLYTLPLGVAKLAGTFSLDWRLVAAGSIISIAPVLILFIFLQRYIVPTETGSGVKG; from the coding sequence ATGAAATTTTTCAAACACAATCCCAAGTTTAATATTGGATTAACTTATATAGTTTTAGGAGCGATCGCACTGATCACTCTCTTTCCCTTACTCTGGTTAATCAGTACTGCTTTAAAATCACCAACGGAAAATATTTTACAGTCTCCACCACAGTTACTTCCTAGCCAACCGACATTGGGTAACTTTGCTAAGGTGTGGCAATCTTTACCATTTGCCCAATATTTATATAACAGTACGTTGGTTTCTGTACTGACTGTTGGGTTAAATTTACTATTTTGTTCTTTAGCGGCTTACCCTTTAGCCAGATTATCATTTCCGGGGCGAGACTGGATATTTATTGCGATCGTCTCGACAATCATGATTCCCTTTCAGATTGTGATGATTCCCCTGTATATTTTGACAGTCCAATTAGGCTTAGTAAATACTTATTGGGGGATGATTTTTCCGAGTTTGGCTTCGGCTTTTGGTATTTTTTTACTGCGACAAGCTTTTATGGGTGTGCCGAAAGAAATTGAAGAAGCTGCGCGGATGGATGGTAGTTCTGAGTTAGGTTTGTGGTGGCATATTATGTTGCCAGCAGTTAGTCCAGCGTTAGTTACACTGGCAATTTTCGTCTTTATTGGGTCTTGGAGTGATTTTCTTTGGCCGTTAATTGTCATTCAAGACGAAAAACTCTACACCCTACCTTTGGGAGTAGCAAAATTAGCCGGTACTTTTTCTTTAGACTGGCGCTTAGTCGCTGCTGGTTCGATCATTTCCATCGCCCCAGTACTAATATTATTTATATTTTTACAACGCTACATTGTCCCAACTGAAACTGGTAGTGGTGTGAAAGGTTAA
- a CDS encoding sugar transferase, with protein sequence MVSLPTFPSHTGGYTVDALAFADEYSATNVVSQPLHRSTSSITKRLIDILGAIVGLIITVMLAIPIAIITKITNPGPIFYSQIRCGINGKPFRIWKFRSMVVNADQIKHLVKNQAQGHIFKSVDDPRITPVGKFLRRTSLDEFPQFWNVLKGEMSLVGTRPPTPDEVIHYAPHHWERLRVKPGMTGEWQVNGRSTIKDFETIVKMDVDYQRKWSIVYDMMLIFKTIWVVLSKSGAC encoded by the coding sequence ATGGTGTCACTACCAACTTTTCCTTCTCACACAGGCGGTTACACTGTGGACGCTTTAGCATTTGCTGATGAATATTCAGCAACTAATGTTGTCTCACAACCTTTACACAGATCAACCTCTAGCATCACAAAAAGATTAATTGACATCTTAGGGGCTATTGTGGGGCTCATCATTACAGTGATGTTGGCAATTCCCATAGCGATTATTACTAAAATTACTAATCCCGGCCCCATATTTTATTCGCAAATTCGCTGTGGAATTAACGGTAAACCCTTCCGTATCTGGAAGTTCCGGTCGATGGTAGTCAATGCTGACCAAATCAAGCATCTGGTCAAAAATCAAGCCCAAGGCCATATTTTTAAATCAGTTGACGACCCTCGCATTACTCCCGTTGGTAAATTCCTGCGTCGCACCAGCTTAGATGAATTTCCCCAGTTTTGGAATGTGCTGAAGGGCGAAATGAGTTTAGTTGGCACACGTCCCCCTACACCCGATGAAGTCATCCACTATGCACCCCACCACTGGGAAAGGCTAAGAGTCAAGCCAGGAATGACAGGAGAATGGCAAGTTAATGGTCGTTCTACCATCAAAGATTTTGAAACTATCGTCAAAATGGATGTTGATTATCAACGCAAGTGGTCGATAGTTTATGACATGATGCTAATATTTAAAACCATCTGGGTGGTATTGAGTAAAAGTGGCGCTTGTTAG